The genomic window GGATATCGCGAACAGAGTTCCGCCAACACGATGGAGATGATTCATGGTTCGCCCGGTGTGAACCAGTTGCTCAAATCCCCGCCCGCGCTGCGTGAACGTCCCGATGACGTCGAATGGGGCGAACGCTACGACGAAGCGGCCGGGTTGCTGACCAACCAACGCATGTTGTTGGCCGAACCTAAACTCGAATCGCTCGAGCGTCAGTACCACAACGAACCGGCGATCTTGACCGGGTTGTTGCTATGTGCGGTGTGGCGAGGCGATGTGGAACGGCAGTGCGAATTGTTCCGCAAACTATCGGCTTGCGAGTCGCTGGACTTCGAAGAGCGGGCGCAGATGTTGGCGTTGTCCGCCCTGGTCGACCCGGAAGAACGTCCGATCAGCGTCGCCACCAAGGTCTTGGTCTACGAACTGGAAGACGCTCAGCAATTCGGTGTCGAGTGCGACGCTCAAGAGCGGTTTCTGCGAGTTCCGGACGAACTGTTGAAGTCGCAGGAAGAATCCGGTGAAGTGCCGCCGCGAGCCGGCTACCAGCTGCTCGATCGCGAGCTGCCCGAAGGGGATGGGCTGCCACAGGCCGCCGATATTCCCAACGTCGTGGGCACAGCCTTCCTGTTTGGTCGCCAAACCGACCGCGCTCCTCGGTTGGTCGTCCACGTCACCGATATCTACCGCCCGCAAGTTGACGAACTATTGGCGACGTTCCCCACGCTTACCGAAACCGTAGAAGAAGTCGAACAGAGCGAGGCATTGCTGGAAGTCGTCAGCGCTAATATGCCGGCGATGCAATTCAACGGCTCGCGCGCCGAAGCCGCACGCCTGGAACAAGATGTGTTGCGCGAGCGGTTGGTGGAACGCGTGTCGAAAGTGCGGTTGCCGCTGACCGACGGCAAGTCCTTGGACGAAACCGCCGATGACGATGCGATGAAGCTGCAGCGCACGGCCGTCGTGCGGATCTTGGAAAACTACGACTCCTTGGTGGTCATCGCCGCGGATTCGTTGGGAGCCTTGGCCGAGCACTTGAACGTCGACGTATTGCCGCGTCTGAAACCATCGGACGCTTCGGTCGAGGGCATCGCCAATCACGATCTGGGACGACTGGACGTCAGCGATGCGGATGCGGAAATGGCCGTGTACGTGCTGCAGCGTGCCAAGCAGGTGTCGTGCACGCCGGCCGTGTTGGCGGCGGCCGACCGGTTGATCGAACTGGAACCGCAAGGCGATATGAAGCAAGCCAAGCTGTATGCTTACCTGGCCAAGGTCCCGTTGATCCGCGAGCCGGACAAAGCGATGGAGGTCTTGAAGGAAGCCAAAGCCTGGGCCGATGCAAACGAGCAACCCGACGCCTCGATTCTGCTGGCCATGTTGCCACAGCATCTGATCAGCGGTGACGGCGAAGGTTTCCAGCAGTGCATGCAGGAATTGACCACCAAATACCGCGAGGACCCGGCCGTGATGGCACGCCTGCAGCAGATGCTGGTGCAGTTCGGGCTGATCAATCCCGACGGCACGCCTCGTGGGGCCCCGGCACCCGCAGCTGCGGCACCCGCCTCCAGCGGCCTCTGGACGCCCGATCAAGGCGCTCCGCCAGCCGGCCCGAGTCCCGCTGCTGGTCAAGGCGAAGGCGGCAGCAAACTGTGGGTGCCCGGCATGGACTGATGTCCGCTTGGGAAGTCGTTACGATGCGGTTCCCGTCGCCAGACGGTGGGCGACGTGCGGTTTAGAGCTGCTCAGCTGCGAAACAGCGGTCGCATATCGCCTGGGACGTGAGCCCCAGGAACTGGCGATCTCAACCGCAGCGCGGTTCAACAACAGAGCCCAGGGTCGCGCAGCGCACCCTGGGTATTCAGCCCCGTCGCCCGCGAACCCTGAAGGGGTTCAACAAATCTCATTCCCGCACCCTCCTTTTTAAGGAGGGTCGAGCCTTAGCGAGGGGAAGTTTTTATAAGTTTTGCAGCGGCGCGGTCGCCCTCTCCTCGCTGACGCTCGACTCTCCCAGAGGGAGAGTGAAGTGGATCCGGCATTAATACACTTCACGTCCCCTTGGGGTCCACTGCGGGAATTGCAAGAGTCCTTGGGTGCGCTGCGCGACCCAAGGCTTTGTCGTCCGACCGCGTTGCGGTCAATGCATCCTGGGGCTCGCGTCCACGCTCTGGCGAGCGTAGCTACTTGTCCTTACCTTCCTTCTCTTCGCCTTCTTTCTCTTCGCCCTGGTTCACCCCGGCTTTTTGCATTTCGTTCTTGCTTTTACTGTCCTTGTACAAGCGGAACCGGCTGGGGATCAGTTTGGGCGGCCAATGGTTGTTGGCTTCCGCGGCGTCGGCGGTTTGACGTTTGGGATCCAGTTCCAACCGCTGGATCGTCTTGTCGCTGATGATCAGTTTGTTGACGTGCTTGCCGTCGCGGCGCCAGATTTCGGCCGGGTAGGTTTGGGTTTCGCTGCTGCCGTCCTCGTAATGGATCTTCAGCACGATCGGCATCACGATACCGCCCACGTTGGAGAACCGCACGACGTAGAAGTTGGTCTTGCGTTTCAACAGTTTGCGTTCGTCGGCATCCAAAGATTCAAGAAACTTCTGGAAGGACTTGCGAGAGTCTTCGCTGACTTCCAGGTCGTCGTAGTCGTTATAGAAATCTTTTAACCCGGGGAACAGATCCAGTCGTTTGGGCAGCGACTGATTGCGTTCGGCGGATAACGATTTGGGACGTGCGTCGCGTTCGCGGCGGCGGCGATCAGCGTTTTCGTCCGGGTCGCCGGAATCGATTTCGTACAGTCGCACCGAATCGATACCGATGTCGACATGGTCGGTGCTGTAGAACCAGCCGCGCCAGAACCAATCCAAATCGACCCCCGAAGCGTCCTCCATGGTGCGGAAGAAGTCGGCCGGCGTGGGTCGGCGGAATTTCCAGCGGCGGGCGTATTCTTTAAACGCGAAATCAAACAGCTCCCGTCCCAGCACGGTTTCCCGCAA from Roseimaritima ulvae includes these protein-coding regions:
- a CDS encoding tetratricopeptide repeat protein, with protein sequence MTIDTYSLCPCGSGKKMKFCKCKDSVGELDRVLKMVEGGQMVAALDRLNQILEEHPSAAWALAVRGRLLLDLREYSTLADNAERFVRLQPSNPIALAQKSAAQIFNGDIKQGTETLLQGLNETGQGVDSFVLDVASVLSLAQAQSRWLLTAQMYALLTMSAQGYREQSSANTMEMIHGSPGVNQLLKSPPALRERPDDVEWGERYDEAAGLLTNQRMLLAEPKLESLERQYHNEPAILTGLLLCAVWRGDVERQCELFRKLSACESLDFEERAQMLALSALVDPEERPISVATKVLVYELEDAQQFGVECDAQERFLRVPDELLKSQEESGEVPPRAGYQLLDRELPEGDGLPQAADIPNVVGTAFLFGRQTDRAPRLVVHVTDIYRPQVDELLATFPTLTETVEEVEQSEALLEVVSANMPAMQFNGSRAEAARLEQDVLRERLVERVSKVRLPLTDGKSLDETADDDAMKLQRTAVVRILENYDSLVVIAADSLGALAEHLNVDVLPRLKPSDASVEGIANHDLGRLDVSDADAEMAVYVLQRAKQVSCTPAVLAAADRLIELEPQGDMKQAKLYAYLAKVPLIREPDKAMEVLKEAKAWADANEQPDASILLAMLPQHLISGDGEGFQQCMQELTTKYREDPAVMARLQQMLVQFGLINPDGTPRGAPAPAAAAPASSGLWTPDQGAPPAGPSPAAGQGEGGSKLWVPGMD